From one Actinopolyspora saharensis genomic stretch:
- the glmS gene encoding glutamine--fructose-6-phosphate transaminase (isomerizing), producing the protein MCGIVGYLGHRPALDVVLQGLRRLEYRGYDSAGIALLNGSDSLAVERSAGALSNLEERLAASEREHFAGSGGMGHTRWATHGAPNDRNAHPHRDHSGRVAVVHNGIIENFAALRAELEADGVELSSDTDSEIVAHLIARAYEAGETAGDLPATLGRIADRLTGAFTLVVTHAAEPERIVAARRSSPLVVGVGEGETFLASDVAAFIEHTRDAVELGQDQVVTITREGYRVTDFAGAEVETKPFTVDWDLSAAEKGGHDYFMLKEIEEQPEALANTLRGHFSDGVVLDEQRLSEQDLRDIGKVFVVACGTAYHAGLLAKYAIEHWCRIPVEVELASEFRYRDPVLGRDTLVVAISQSGETADTLEAVRHARTQHARVLAISNTNGSQIPRESDAVLYTHAGPEIGVAATKTFLAQIAANYLVGLALAQARGTKYAEELEREFEELAAMPEAVRSALSTVGKTRELAARFSESKAVLFLGRHVGYPVALEGALKLKELAYMHAEGFAAGELKHGPIALIEEGLPVVVNMPSNKGSSQLHAKLVSNIREIQARGAHTIVIAEEGDDAVRPFADELIEVPAVPTLLQPLVSAVPLQVLAAEVARNRGYDVDKPRNLAKSVTVE; encoded by the coding sequence GTGTGCGGCATTGTGGGTTACCTAGGACATCGCCCTGCTCTCGACGTGGTGCTCCAAGGGCTGCGGCGACTGGAGTACCGCGGCTACGACTCCGCGGGCATCGCCCTGCTGAACGGCTCCGACTCGTTGGCGGTCGAGCGTTCCGCGGGAGCGCTGTCGAACCTGGAGGAGCGGCTCGCCGCCTCCGAGCGCGAACACTTCGCGGGGAGCGGCGGCATGGGGCACACGCGTTGGGCCACGCACGGGGCCCCGAACGATCGCAACGCCCATCCGCACCGCGACCACTCGGGACGGGTCGCGGTGGTGCACAACGGGATCATCGAGAACTTCGCGGCGTTGCGCGCCGAGCTCGAGGCCGATGGGGTCGAGCTGAGCAGCGACACGGACAGCGAGATCGTCGCTCACCTGATCGCCCGGGCCTACGAGGCGGGCGAGACCGCCGGTGATCTCCCCGCCACCCTCGGCAGGATCGCCGATCGCCTGACCGGTGCGTTCACCCTGGTGGTCACGCACGCCGCCGAGCCGGAGCGGATCGTCGCGGCCCGGCGCTCCTCGCCCCTGGTGGTGGGGGTCGGTGAGGGTGAGACCTTCCTGGCCTCGGACGTGGCCGCCTTCATCGAGCACACCAGGGACGCGGTCGAGCTTGGCCAGGACCAGGTGGTCACCATCACCAGGGAGGGCTACCGGGTCACCGACTTCGCAGGCGCCGAGGTGGAGACCAAGCCCTTCACCGTGGACTGGGACCTGTCCGCGGCGGAGAAGGGCGGTCACGACTACTTCATGCTCAAGGAGATCGAGGAGCAGCCGGAGGCGCTGGCCAACACGCTGCGCGGGCACTTCTCCGACGGGGTCGTCCTCGACGAGCAGCGGCTCAGCGAGCAGGATCTCAGGGACATCGGCAAGGTGTTCGTCGTGGCCTGCGGAACCGCCTATCACGCCGGGTTGCTCGCCAAGTACGCGATCGAGCACTGGTGCCGGATCCCCGTCGAGGTCGAGCTGGCCAGCGAGTTCCGCTACCGCGACCCGGTGCTCGGGCGGGACACGCTGGTCGTGGCCATCTCCCAGTCCGGGGAGACGGCCGACACCCTCGAGGCCGTTCGCCACGCGCGCACCCAGCACGCCAGGGTGCTCGCCATCAGCAACACCAACGGGTCGCAGATCCCGCGCGAGTCGGACGCCGTGCTCTACACCCACGCCGGTCCGGAGATCGGGGTGGCGGCGACCAAGACGTTCCTCGCCCAGATCGCGGCCAACTACCTGGTGGGGCTGGCGTTGGCCCAGGCGCGGGGCACCAAGTACGCCGAGGAGCTCGAGCGCGAGTTCGAGGAGCTGGCGGCCATGCCGGAGGCGGTGCGCTCCGCCCTGTCGACGGTGGGGAAGACGCGCGAGCTGGCCGCGCGGTTCTCCGAGTCGAAGGCGGTGCTGTTCCTCGGCAGGCACGTGGGCTACCCGGTGGCTCTGGAGGGAGCGCTCAAGCTCAAGGAGCTCGCCTACATGCACGCGGAGGGGTTCGCGGCGGGCGAGCTCAAGCACGGGCCGATCGCGCTGATCGAGGAGGGCCTGCCCGTGGTGGTGAACATGCCCTCGAACAAGGGGAGTTCGCAGCTGCACGCCAAGCTCGTGTCCAACATCCGCGAGATCCAGGCGCGCGGCGCGCACACCATCGTCATCGCCGAGGAGGGCGACGACGCGGTCCGCCCGTTCGCCGACGAGCTCATCGAGGTGCCCGCCGTGCCCACGCTGCTGCAACCGCTGGTCTCGGCGGTCCCGCTGCAGGTGCTGGCGGCCGAGGTCGCGCGCAACCGCGGGTATGACGTGGACAAGCCGCGCAATCTCGCCAAGTCGGTGACCGTGGAGTAG
- a CDS encoding NAD(P)H-hydrate dehydratase: MRGVWTPDRIRAAEERLFETVAEPVVMRRAAHGVALHVRRLLGERAGAVAGRHVTLLVGAGNNGGDALWAGALLRGRGVGVTAVLLAPDRTHGEGLCALRAAGGRALEAEGESGLTAEAVGALHRGDVVVDGIVGLSARGGLRPLAAEAVEHVAAPVVAVDLPSGVDPTTGLVGGAAVSAEVTVTFGGLKPCHVLEAGRERSGRVRLVDIGLTPYLDEPDLGVLDPEDAGGAWPVPSAEDDKYSQGVLGVAAGSANFPGAAVLTAGGAVRAASGMVRYAGPAADAVRGSWPEVVATGSVGDAGRVQAWSVGPGIGTGSNGREVLARVLEEGRPVVADADAITLLARDAALWDARDPDAPLVLTPHDGEFARLAGEHPEDRVAAAREAARRYDVLLLLKGNSTVVAAPDGRVLVHPSGQAWPATAGSGDVLTGVLGKLLAAGVDPLWACGCAVLVHARAAEIAAAGGVERGGRAPRVGGAERDLAEPPVGAPIGASALLAAVPAAIREVRAAATGSAR, from the coding sequence ATGCGCGGAGTGTGGACACCGGACCGGATCAGGGCCGCGGAGGAGCGGTTGTTCGAAACCGTGGCGGAACCGGTGGTCATGCGCCGCGCCGCGCACGGGGTGGCCCTGCACGTGCGGCGGCTGCTCGGCGAGCGCGCGGGCGCCGTCGCGGGCAGGCACGTGACGCTGCTCGTCGGGGCGGGCAACAACGGTGGTGACGCGCTCTGGGCCGGTGCGCTGCTGCGCGGTCGCGGGGTCGGGGTCACCGCGGTGCTGCTCGCCCCCGACAGGACGCACGGCGAAGGCCTGTGCGCGCTGCGCGCGGCTGGTGGTCGCGCCCTGGAAGCGGAGGGCGAGTCCGGCCTGACCGCGGAGGCCGTCGGGGCGCTGCACCGTGGCGACGTGGTCGTCGACGGGATAGTGGGGCTCTCCGCGCGCGGCGGGCTGCGACCGCTCGCGGCGGAAGCGGTGGAACACGTCGCGGCCCCGGTGGTGGCGGTGGACCTGCCCAGCGGGGTGGATCCGACCACGGGGCTGGTCGGGGGAGCCGCGGTCTCCGCCGAGGTGACGGTCACCTTCGGTGGGCTCAAACCGTGCCACGTGCTCGAGGCGGGGCGGGAGCGCTCCGGCCGGGTGCGGCTCGTCGACATCGGCCTGACCCCTTACCTGGACGAGCCGGACCTCGGGGTGCTCGACCCCGAGGACGCCGGTGGTGCGTGGCCCGTCCCCTCCGCGGAGGACGACAAGTACAGCCAGGGCGTGCTCGGGGTGGCCGCCGGTTCGGCCAACTTCCCCGGGGCCGCGGTGCTCACCGCCGGAGGGGCCGTGCGGGCCGCCTCCGGGATGGTCCGCTACGCGGGGCCCGCCGCCGACGCGGTGCGGGGGAGCTGGCCCGAGGTCGTGGCCACCGGGTCGGTCGGGGACGCGGGGCGCGTGCAGGCGTGGTCCGTCGGACCGGGGATCGGCACGGGGAGCAACGGGCGCGAGGTGCTGGCCAGGGTCCTGGAGGAGGGCAGACCGGTGGTCGCAGACGCGGACGCGATCACCCTGCTCGCCCGCGACGCGGCCCTGTGGGACGCGCGGGACCCGGACGCCCCGCTGGTGCTCACCCCGCACGACGGGGAGTTCGCCAGGCTGGCCGGGGAGCACCCCGAGGACAGGGTGGCGGCCGCGCGCGAGGCGGCCCGGCGCTACGACGTGCTGCTGCTGTTGAAGGGCAACTCCACGGTCGTGGCGGCGCCCGACGGGCGGGTGCTGGTGCACCCCTCCGGGCAGGCCTGGCCGGCCACGGCCGGTTCGGGGGACGTGCTCACCGGCGTGCTCGGCAAGCTGCTGGCCGCCGGTGTGGACCCACTGTGGGCCTGCGGCTGCGCCGTGCTGGTGCACGCCAGGGCCGCCGAGATCGCGGCCGCCGGGGGCGTCGAGCGCGGTGGGCGGGCTCCCCGCGTGGGAGGTGCCGAGCGGGACCTCGCGGAGCCGCCGGTGGGGGCTCCGATCGGCGCCTCGGCGTTGCTGGCCGCCGTGCCGGCCGCGATTCGCGAGGTTCGTGCCGCCGCGACCGGTTCGGCGAGGTAG
- the alr gene encoding alanine racemase, with protein MNDQAAHRADVRIDLAAIRHNVGTLSDRARRSGARTMAVLKSDGYGHGASAVASAALRSGAEWLGVASIAEALQLRADGVEAPVLCWLYLREDDIAAAVSAGVDLSVSSSRELNAVVEAVGAVGGPARIHLKIDTGLHRNGALPEDWGRLVEEAAKAEADGSVEVFAVWSHLACADEPGHPSIDMQAQRFRLAHQQAVDAGLRPLRHLANSAALLTRPDLHFDMVRPGIALYGLDPVPQAGAHDLRPAMTFRSTVVLTKRIQAGEAVSYGHVWVAPAETNLALVPVGYADGVPRSLSGRMSVWLRGKRRPVVGKVCMDQLVVCCDDDEVEEGDEVVLFGPGDDGEPTVAEWAREVGTIHYEIVTGMYRPRVSRTLVAEEAA; from the coding sequence ATGAACGACCAGGCCGCGCACCGTGCCGATGTGCGCATCGATCTAGCCGCGATCCGGCACAACGTGGGGACGCTGTCCGACCGCGCTCGACGTTCCGGGGCCCGGACGATGGCCGTGCTCAAGTCCGACGGCTACGGGCACGGGGCGTCGGCCGTGGCCTCGGCGGCGCTGCGCTCCGGGGCCGAGTGGCTGGGCGTGGCCTCGATAGCCGAGGCGCTGCAACTGCGCGCCGACGGTGTCGAGGCCCCCGTGCTGTGCTGGCTCTACCTCCGGGAGGACGACATCGCCGCCGCCGTGTCCGCCGGCGTGGACCTCTCCGTGTCCAGCTCGCGGGAGTTGAACGCGGTCGTGGAGGCGGTCGGTGCCGTCGGCGGACCCGCCCGGATCCACCTCAAGATCGACACCGGTCTGCACCGCAACGGCGCGCTCCCCGAGGACTGGGGCCGGCTGGTCGAGGAGGCGGCCAAGGCCGAGGCCGACGGGTCGGTGGAGGTCTTCGCGGTCTGGTCGCACCTGGCCTGCGCCGACGAACCCGGGCACCCCTCCATCGACATGCAGGCCCAGCGGTTCCGGCTGGCCCACCAGCAGGCGGTGGACGCGGGGTTGCGCCCGCTGCGCCACCTGGCGAACTCGGCCGCGCTGCTCACCCGGCCCGACCTGCACTTCGACATGGTCCGTCCCGGCATAGCGCTGTACGGGCTGGATCCCGTTCCCCAGGCGGGGGCCCACGACCTGCGCCCGGCCATGACCTTCCGGTCCACCGTGGTGCTGACCAAGCGGATCCAGGCGGGGGAGGCAGTCTCCTACGGGCACGTGTGGGTGGCTCCCGCGGAGACGAACCTCGCCCTGGTCCCGGTCGGCTACGCCGACGGGGTTCCCCGTTCGCTGTCCGGGCGCATGTCCGTCTGGTTGCGGGGCAAGCGTCGTCCCGTGGTCGGCAAGGTGTGCATGGACCAGCTCGTGGTCTGCTGCGATGACGACGAGGTCGAGGAGGGCGACGAGGTCGTGCTGTTCGGCCCGGGGGACGACGGCGAGCCCACGGTCGCCGAGTGGGCTCGTGAGGTGGGCACGATCCACTACGAGATAGTCACCGGCATGTACCGCCCAAGGGTGAGCAGGACGCTGGTCGCGGAGGAGGCGGCATGA
- a CDS encoding alpha/beta fold hydrolase — protein MRTRRALAWSAGVLGAAVTGTAVSLASRGARGTTPGGDDGGAVPPDESDSVRRSTVAADDGVPLSVWEVEPADGGRAELTVVLVHAYSLDSRCWRFQCAEMPLSTDPRVRLVLYDQRSHGRSGRSTRANSTIEQLGRDLDAVLRATAGGGPVVLVGHSMGGMAIMALAEQRPELFRRWVRGVALLGTSAGEVGASGLPRPWLSKHNPVTRTLGALAGWQPGLVEQVRRTGAGVARSLVRGLAFGGREVSAELVDLTDAMIAGTTVETVTDFLDTLGSHDRRAALAGLRCCEVLVLAGDADRLTPFAHSEAIAAELPEAELVRVEGAGHMVVLERAELVTARLGDLVRRAARRARAADSAEKVSGS, from the coding sequence ATGAGGACCCGGCGGGCGCTGGCCTGGTCCGCCGGCGTGCTCGGTGCCGCGGTGACCGGCACCGCGGTGAGCCTCGCCTCCCGGGGCGCGCGGGGAACGACACCGGGCGGGGACGACGGCGGTGCGGTGCCGCCGGACGAGTCGGACTCCGTCCGCAGGTCCACGGTCGCCGCCGACGACGGGGTTCCGCTGTCGGTGTGGGAGGTGGAGCCTGCCGACGGGGGGCGGGCCGAGCTGACCGTGGTCCTGGTGCACGCCTACAGCCTGGACTCGCGCTGCTGGCGCTTCCAGTGCGCGGAGATGCCGCTGTCGACCGATCCCCGGGTGCGGCTGGTGCTCTACGACCAGCGCAGCCACGGCCGCTCCGGCCGTTCCACGCGGGCCAACAGCACGATCGAGCAGCTGGGCAGGGACTTGGACGCGGTGCTGCGCGCGACTGCGGGAGGTGGGCCGGTCGTGCTGGTCGGCCACTCCATGGGGGGAATGGCGATCATGGCGCTGGCCGAGCAGCGCCCCGAGCTGTTCCGCCGGTGGGTGCGCGGTGTGGCTCTGCTCGGGACCTCGGCCGGTGAGGTGGGCGCGAGCGGGCTGCCCCGGCCGTGGTTGTCCAAGCACAACCCGGTCACCAGGACGCTGGGGGCGTTGGCCGGTTGGCAGCCCGGCCTGGTGGAGCAGGTCCGCCGCACCGGCGCGGGGGTGGCGCGGAGCCTGGTTCGCGGGCTGGCCTTCGGGGGTCGGGAGGTGAGCGCGGAGCTGGTCGACCTGACGGACGCGATGATCGCGGGCACCACGGTGGAGACCGTGACGGACTTCCTGGACACGCTCGGCTCGCACGACCGCAGGGCCGCGTTGGCCGGGCTGCGGTGCTGCGAGGTGCTGGTCCTCGCCGGTGATGCCGACCGGCTCACCCCCTTCGCCCACTCGGAGGCGATAGCGGCCGAGCTGCCCGAGGCCGAGCTGGTCCGGGTCGAGGGGGCCGGGCATATGGTGGTTCTCGAGCGGGCGGAGCTGGTCACCGCCCGGTTGGGAGATCTGGTGCGGCGCGCGGCGCGGAGAGCGCGGGCCGCGGATTCCGCGGAGAAGGTGAGCGGCAGTTGA
- the tsaE gene encoding tRNA (adenosine(37)-N6)-threonylcarbamoyltransferase complex ATPase subunit type 1 TsaE yields MTSDSATWTFELATEEETGRFGAALGALLVPGDLVLLDGPLGAGKTVLVRGIATGMGVEGRITSPTFVLAREHHPADWRGTPLVHVDAYRLASLAELDDLDLDTELTEAAVVVEWGGGFAERLSEDHLLVRMSRGGDDTRELSLLPQGRRWWGRLPPAFE; encoded by the coding sequence TTGACTTCCGATTCTGCGACCTGGACTTTCGAGCTGGCGACCGAGGAGGAGACCGGGCGCTTCGGCGCCGCGCTCGGGGCGCTGCTCGTTCCGGGGGATCTCGTGCTGCTGGACGGCCCGCTCGGGGCGGGCAAGACGGTGCTCGTGCGTGGGATAGCCACCGGCATGGGGGTGGAGGGGCGGATCACCTCGCCCACCTTCGTGCTGGCCCGGGAACACCACCCCGCGGACTGGCGGGGCACCCCGCTGGTTCACGTGGACGCCTACCGGCTTGCTTCCCTGGCCGAGCTCGACGATCTGGACCTGGACACGGAGCTGACCGAGGCCGCCGTGGTGGTGGAGTGGGGTGGTGGTTTCGCCGAGCGGCTGTCCGAGGACCACCTGCTGGTTCGGATGAGCCGCGGCGGGGACGACACGCGCGAGCTCTCCCTGCTGCCGCAGGGGCGGCGTTGGTGGGGCCGGTTGCCGCCCGCCTTCGAGTGA
- a CDS encoding IclR family transcriptional regulator — protein MAAGQDANGTGTDRAKPTQGGVQSVERTFELLELMADAGGEATLSDLAEASALPLPTIHRIMRTLVRAGYARQQPSRRYALGPSLIRLGETASRTLGSWARPYLAELTEATGETSNMAVLDGAQIVYVSQVPSGHSMRMFTKVGRRVDAHATAVGKAVMATMPEENAVQVLNRTGMHPQTERTITDVEAMRAELERIRELGYALDDGEQEVGVRCYAVAIPDAPTAAAISISGPEARMKRIAPEDVVPLMRRLATELGDELSAAGEPT, from the coding sequence ATGGCGGCTGGACAGGACGCGAACGGCACCGGCACCGATCGCGCCAAACCCACTCAGGGCGGCGTTCAGTCGGTCGAACGCACCTTCGAACTGCTGGAACTCATGGCCGACGCGGGAGGCGAGGCGACCCTCAGCGACCTCGCCGAGGCCTCCGCGCTGCCGCTGCCCACCATTCACCGGATCATGCGCACCCTGGTCCGCGCCGGGTACGCGCGCCAGCAGCCCTCCCGCAGGTACGCCCTGGGGCCGAGCCTGATCCGACTCGGCGAGACGGCCAGCCGCACGCTCGGTTCCTGGGCCCGCCCCTACCTGGCCGAGCTGACCGAGGCCACCGGCGAGACGTCCAACATGGCCGTGCTCGACGGGGCCCAGATCGTCTACGTGTCGCAGGTGCCCTCGGGGCACTCCATGCGGATGTTCACCAAGGTAGGCAGGCGGGTGGACGCGCACGCCACGGCCGTGGGCAAGGCCGTGATGGCGACCATGCCGGAGGAGAACGCGGTCCAGGTGCTCAACCGCACCGGCATGCACCCGCAGACCGAGCGCACCATCACCGACGTCGAGGCGATGCGCGCGGAGCTCGAGCGCATCCGCGAGCTCGGCTACGCCCTCGACGACGGGGAGCAGGAGGTGGGGGTGCGCTGCTACGCGGTGGCGATTCCCGACGCGCCCACGGCCGCGGCGATCTCCATCAGCGGCCCCGAGGCGCGGATGAAGCGGATCGCGCCCGAGGACGTGGTCCCGCTGATGCGCAGGCTGGCCACCGAGCTGGGCGACGAGCTCAGCGCGGCGGGGGAACCGACCTGA
- the aceB gene encoding malate synthase A, which yields MSRTTPAQGVEVRGGPVERGDEILTPEALEFVARLQRSFGARRDELLARRQQRRDEAARTGKLEFLEETRHIRESDWQVAEAPPALRDRRVEITGPTDRKMAVNALNSGAKVWLADLEDANTPHWENVVSGQVNLYDAIRKQVELNSNGKQYKLRDDVEHAVPLVRPRGWHFDERHILVDGEPVVGALVDFGLYFFHNAQEGQRRGTGPYFYLPKMESHLEARLWNDVFVQAQQDLGVPQGSVRATVLIETIPAAFEMEEILYELREHSAGLNAGRWDYLFSVIKTFRSAGSDFVLPDRNSVTMTASFMRAYTELLVRTCHKRGAFAIGGMAAFIPNRRDPEVTERALAKIHDDKRREANDGFDGSWVAHPDTVSVCKEEFDAVLGDEPNQLDRDRADVSVSAADLLNTAETPGDKTFEGLRSAVDVGVRYIASWLGGNGAAGIHNMMEDAATAEISRSQIWQWLHNDIVLNDGRQVTKDLVRQVLADTEKQLRDEEGFPSENLDRAVELFERVAVADEFVDFLTLPAYEQID from the coding sequence ATGTCCCGAACGACCCCGGCACAGGGCGTTGAGGTCCGCGGCGGTCCAGTGGAGCGCGGCGACGAGATCCTCACCCCGGAAGCGCTCGAGTTCGTCGCGCGGTTGCAGCGGTCCTTCGGCGCCAGGCGCGACGAGCTGCTCGCCCGCCGCCAGCAGCGTCGCGACGAGGCCGCCCGCACCGGCAAGCTCGAATTCCTCGAGGAGACCCGCCACATCCGCGAGTCCGACTGGCAGGTCGCCGAGGCCCCGCCCGCGCTGCGGGACCGCCGCGTGGAGATCACCGGCCCGACCGACCGCAAGATGGCGGTCAACGCGCTGAACTCCGGTGCCAAGGTCTGGCTGGCCGACCTGGAGGACGCCAACACCCCGCACTGGGAGAACGTCGTGTCCGGCCAGGTCAACCTGTACGACGCGATCCGCAAGCAGGTCGAGCTGAACTCGAACGGCAAGCAGTACAAGCTGCGCGACGACGTCGAGCACGCGGTTCCGCTGGTGCGTCCCCGCGGCTGGCACTTCGACGAGCGCCACATCCTCGTCGACGGCGAGCCCGTCGTCGGTGCGCTGGTCGACTTCGGGCTGTACTTCTTCCACAACGCGCAGGAGGGGCAGCGCCGCGGCACCGGGCCGTACTTCTACCTGCCCAAGATGGAGAGCCACCTCGAGGCCAGGCTCTGGAACGACGTGTTCGTGCAGGCCCAGCAGGACCTCGGCGTGCCGCAGGGCTCGGTGCGCGCCACGGTGCTGATCGAGACCATCCCCGCGGCCTTCGAGATGGAGGAGATCCTCTACGAGCTGCGCGAGCACAGCGCCGGGCTCAACGCGGGACGCTGGGACTACCTGTTCAGCGTGATCAAGACCTTCCGCTCGGCGGGCTCGGACTTCGTGCTGCCCGACCGCAACAGCGTGACCATGACGGCCTCGTTCATGCGGGCCTACACCGAGCTGCTGGTGCGCACCTGCCACAAGCGCGGTGCCTTCGCGATCGGCGGCATGGCCGCGTTCATCCCGAACCGGCGCGACCCCGAGGTCACCGAACGGGCGCTGGCCAAGATCCACGACGACAAGCGCCGCGAGGCCAACGACGGCTTCGACGGTTCCTGGGTGGCCCACCCGGACACCGTGTCGGTGTGCAAGGAGGAGTTCGACGCGGTGCTGGGGGACGAGCCCAATCAGCTCGACCGCGACCGCGCGGACGTCTCCGTGTCCGCGGCCGACCTGCTCAACACCGCCGAGACCCCCGGTGACAAGACCTTCGAGGGACTGCGCTCGGCCGTGGACGTCGGGGTGCGCTACATCGCGTCCTGGCTCGGCGGCAACGGTGCGGCCGGCATCCACAACATGATGGAGGACGCCGCCACCGCCGAGATCTCACGTTCGCAGATCTGGCAGTGGCTGCACAACGACATCGTGCTCAACGACGGCAGGCAGGTCACCAAGGACCTGGTGCGTCAGGTGCTGGCCGACACGGAGAAGCAGCTGCGGGACGAGGAGGGCTTCCCGAGCGAGAACCTCGACCGGGCCGTGGAGCTGTTCGAGCGGGTGGCGGTGGCCGACGAGTTCGTCGACTTCCTGACGCTGCCCGCCTACGAGCAGATCGACTGA
- a CDS encoding DUF6986 family protein has protein sequence MPRTSLNQSDVDARLAPLADVDARVAARFRRTAAARQPVHTCYVPAGRVDADVLRNWGAGALAALDEHAPAPEEFAAILELPTERAAEVLPRVRTKLHDSPIEDLRIDFEDGYGAPGDEVEDADAERTAGVVAEWLKRGTAPGNFGLRVKSFDDPELRARSVRTLDVFLTELIDRHGGLPEGFLLTFPKVVDVRQVEAFVGVLGMLERSLGLAAGALRFEIQVETTQSIVDTEGRLALPRFIGAGEDRISGLHFGTYDYTAGCGLTAAHQHLAHRACDFARHVMQVSAAGTGIFLSDGSTNVLPVGDAEQVRHGWRTHYGLVRRSLEHGFYQGWDLHPAQLVTRYAAVFAEFRDSADSAAARLAAYFSAAEGAVLDEPATARALAASFVRALDNGATDAAEAARMTGASESELRQLGRV, from the coding sequence GTGCCCAGAACCTCGTTGAACCAGTCCGATGTGGACGCGCGGCTGGCTCCGCTGGCCGATGTGGACGCCCGGGTCGCGGCCAGGTTCCGCAGGACCGCGGCGGCGCGCCAACCGGTGCACACCTGCTACGTCCCGGCGGGCCGGGTCGACGCCGACGTCCTGCGGAACTGGGGAGCCGGGGCCCTGGCCGCGCTCGACGAGCACGCTCCCGCTCCGGAGGAGTTCGCCGCGATCCTCGAACTGCCGACCGAGCGCGCCGCCGAGGTGCTGCCGCGGGTGCGGACCAAGCTCCACGACTCGCCGATCGAGGACCTGCGGATCGACTTCGAGGACGGCTACGGCGCGCCCGGCGACGAGGTGGAGGACGCCGACGCCGAGCGCACCGCGGGGGTGGTCGCCGAGTGGTTGAAGCGCGGAACCGCCCCCGGCAACTTCGGGCTGCGCGTGAAGTCCTTCGACGATCCCGAGCTGCGTGCCCGCTCGGTGCGCACGCTGGACGTCTTCCTCACCGAGCTGATCGACCGCCACGGCGGGTTGCCGGAGGGGTTCCTGCTGACCTTCCCGAAGGTCGTCGACGTGCGCCAGGTGGAGGCGTTCGTCGGGGTCCTCGGGATGCTGGAGCGGAGCCTCGGGCTCGCCGCGGGGGCGCTGCGCTTCGAGATCCAGGTGGAGACGACGCAGTCCATAGTGGACACGGAGGGCAGGTTGGCGCTGCCGAGGTTCATCGGTGCGGGCGAGGACAGGATCAGCGGGCTGCACTTCGGGACCTACGACTACACGGCCGGGTGCGGGCTCACGGCCGCCCACCAGCACCTGGCGCACCGGGCCTGCGACTTCGCCAGGCACGTGATGCAGGTTTCGGCGGCGGGGACGGGGATCTTCCTGTCCGACGGGTCCACCAACGTCCTGCCGGTGGGCGACGCCGAGCAGGTGCGGCACGGCTGGCGGACCCACTACGGGCTGGTGCGGCGCTCGCTGGAGCACGGCTTCTACCAGGGGTGGGACCTGCACCCGGCGCAGCTGGTGACGCGCTACGCGGCCGTGTTCGCCGAGTTCCGGGACTCGGCCGATTCCGCGGCGGCCCGGCTGGCGGCCTACTTCTCGGCCGCCGAGGGAGCGGTGCTGGACGAGCCCGCCACCGCGCGGGCGCTGGCCGCGTCCTTCGTGCGGGCGCTGGACAACGGCGCCACCGACGCGGCGGAGGCCGCCCGGATGACCGGTGCTTCCGAGTCCGAGCTGCGGCAGCTCGGTCGGGTGTAG
- a CDS encoding DUF397 domain-containing protein, which produces MNSQHPSGWHKSSRSKQHTHCVEVGRLSDGAAVRDTKNRAAGHLTTTAQQWAAFITAVKAERFG; this is translated from the coding sequence ATGAATTCGCAGCACCCCTCCGGTTGGCACAAGTCCAGCCGCTCCAAGCAGCACACCCACTGCGTCGAAGTAGGACGGTTATCCGACGGCGCTGCCGTCCGGGACACCAAGAACCGCGCGGCGGGCCACCTCACCACCACAGCGCAGCAGTGGGCGGCGTTCATCACCGCCGTCAAGGCCGAGCGCTTCGGCTGA